The genome window TCCAGAGCGAAGGAGCGATTCAGGCCCAGCACGCCGGAGAAGCTGATGGCGACCCACAGGACTCCCGGTACAACCTGGACGGCGTTATCCACGCGCAGATCGAAGGCGAACTGGAAAATGATCACCGACAGCAGCGCGAAGACGAACATGGCGCTGAAGATGTCCTTCGTGCGCAGCTCGGCGGTGACATCCTTCCAGAACACCGCGGCGATTTTTCTCAGATAACGCATGCCTGCCCCATCCTGCTGCGCCTGTTCAGGCCGCCGCGGTGTGTGTTCGATAGATTTGCTGAAAATCGGCCGCGCTGAGCGCAGTGGACAGCCCTTCGTAGCGAATTTTGCCGCCGTTGAGAATGACCGCCCGGTCGGCCCAGGCCAACCCTCGCTCCAGGTTGTGGGTGGTCAGCAGCACGGTGCGACCGCTGCCCCCCACCTCTGCCAGCACCTGGCGCAGCATGTCGGCCGCGGCCTGATCCAGCCCGGTGTCCGGCTCGTCCAGCAGCAGAATGGGCGGGTCGTGCAGGATGGCCCGGCCGATCGCCAGGCGCTGCACCATGCCGCGCGAAAAGGTGCGCACCGTCTCCAGCCGCCGCGGCCACAGGCCCACGCGGCGCAGGACCTCTTCGGCCCGGCCGGCCAGGTTGGGCACATCGTACATGGCGCCGTAGAAGGCCAGGTTCTCCCAGGCCGTCAGGTTGTCGTAAAGCAGGGGGGCATGGGTGACGACGCCCAGGTAGCGCCGAATCTCATCGCCGGCCTTGCGCACATCCACGCCGCCCAGAAGCACATCCCCGGCGCTGGCCTTGCTCAGCGTGGCGATGATGCGCATGAGGGTGGTTTTGCCGGCCCCGTTCGGCCCCAACAGCGCCACCCGCTCGCCTTCGACCAGGGTCAGGTCAACGCCGCGCAGAACCTGCTGCG of Candidatus Amarolinea dominans contains these proteins:
- a CDS encoding ABC transporter ATP-binding protein, coding for MSGPAPMIEVRQVRKTFGAQQVLRGVDLTLVEGERVALLGPNGAGKTTLMRIIATLSKASAGDVLLGGVDVRKAGDEIRRYLGVVTHAPLLYDNLTAWENLAFYGAMYDVPNLAGRAEEVLRRVGLWPRRLETVRTFSRGMVQRLAIGRAILHDPPILLLDEPDTGLDQAAADMLRQVLAEVGGSGRTVLLTTHNLERGLAWADRAVILNGGKIRYEGLSTALSAADFQQIYRTHTAAA